One window of Microbacterium sediminis genomic DNA carries:
- the lepB gene encoding signal peptidase I, protein MSSSDTVDAAAKPRSGGRGLALFLRDVAVIIVIAVVVSFLIKTFVVRSFYIPSASMEDTLLVNDRILVDELTPRWNEYERGDIIVFADPGGWLPASPEPARSPIEEGVDWFLTLIGVSASDSEDHLVKRLIGLPGDHVVCCNPLGQITVNGQAVDELSYLKLPAGDTQASNIPFDVVVPEGSLWVLGDNRDMSKDSRYNTDQPGDGFVPVENVVGRVFLRMWPFDRFGPIDGTNAFTGVPDPEPAG, encoded by the coding sequence ATGAGCAGTTCAGACACCGTCGACGCCGCCGCGAAGCCCCGCTCGGGCGGCCGCGGCCTCGCCCTCTTCCTCCGAGACGTCGCCGTGATCATCGTGATCGCGGTCGTGGTGTCGTTCCTCATCAAGACCTTCGTGGTCCGCTCGTTCTACATCCCCTCCGCGTCGATGGAGGACACCCTCCTCGTCAACGACCGCATCCTCGTGGACGAGCTCACGCCCCGCTGGAACGAGTACGAGCGCGGCGACATCATCGTCTTCGCGGATCCGGGCGGCTGGCTGCCCGCCTCGCCCGAGCCGGCTCGCTCGCCGATCGAGGAGGGCGTCGACTGGTTCCTCACGCTGATCGGCGTCTCGGCCTCGGACTCGGAGGACCACCTCGTCAAGCGCCTGATCGGTCTGCCGGGCGATCACGTGGTGTGCTGCAACCCGCTGGGGCAGATCACCGTGAACGGCCAGGCGGTCGACGAGCTGTCGTACCTGAAGCTGCCCGCCGGCGACACGCAGGCCTCCAACATCCCCTTCGATGTCGTGGTCCCGGAGGGATCCCTGTGGGTCCTCGGCGACAACCGCGACATGTCCAAGGACTCGCGGTACAACACCGATCAGCCCGGTGACGGCTTCGTCCCCGTCGAGAACGTCGTGGGGCGCGTGTTCCTGCGCATGTGGCCGTTCGACCGGTTCGGGCCGATCGACGGCACCAACGCCTTCACCGGCGTGCCCGATCCGGAGCCCGCCGGATGA
- the rplS gene encoding 50S ribosomal protein L19, producing the protein MNLIDAVDAASLRTDIPAFGPGDTIKVHVNIVEGSRSRVQVFQGVVIARQGGGVRETFTVRKISFQVGVERTFPVHSPIIDKIEVVTRGDVRRAKLYYLRELRGKKAKIKEKRENA; encoded by the coding sequence ATGAACCTCATTGACGCCGTCGACGCAGCATCGCTGCGCACCGACATCCCCGCCTTCGGCCCCGGTGACACCATCAAGGTGCACGTGAACATCGTCGAGGGCTCGCGCTCGCGTGTCCAGGTGTTCCAGGGCGTCGTGATCGCCCGCCAGGGCGGCGGCGTGCGCGAGACCTTCACGGTCCGCAAGATCAGCTTCCAGGTCGGCGTGGAGCGCACCTTCCCGGTGCACTCGCCGATCATCGACAAGATCGAGGTCGTCACCCGCGGTGACGTGCGTCGCGCGAAGCTCTACTACCTGCGCGAGCTGCGCGGCAAGAAGGCGAAGATCAAGGAGAAGCGCGAGAACGCGTAA
- the map gene encoding type I methionyl aminopeptidase: MIELRTPAEIEQMRPAGRFVAETLATLKDETKVGTNLLDIDRRAHDMIRAAGAESCYIDYHPSFGAMPFGKVICTSINDAVLHGLPFDYNLRDGDLVTLDFAASVDGWVADSAVSFVVGTPRDEDLRIIETTERALDAAIAAAVPGNRIGDISAAIAAVAHGDGYAINTDFGGHGVGRTMHGDPHVPNDGRAGRGYPLKAGLVLALEPWLLQTTDKLFTDPDGWTLRSTDGSRGAHSEHTIAITADGPIILTDRSGL; this comes from the coding sequence ATGATCGAACTGCGCACGCCCGCCGAGATCGAGCAGATGCGGCCCGCCGGCCGCTTCGTCGCCGAGACGCTCGCCACCCTGAAGGACGAGACGAAGGTCGGCACCAACCTGCTCGACATCGACCGCCGAGCGCACGACATGATCCGGGCCGCCGGCGCCGAGTCCTGCTACATCGACTACCACCCGTCGTTCGGCGCGATGCCGTTCGGCAAGGTGATCTGCACCTCGATCAACGACGCCGTGCTGCACGGCCTGCCGTTCGATTACAACCTGCGCGACGGCGATCTCGTCACGCTCGACTTCGCCGCCTCGGTCGACGGCTGGGTCGCCGACTCCGCCGTGTCGTTCGTGGTCGGCACGCCGCGCGACGAGGACCTGCGAATCATCGAGACCACCGAGCGCGCCCTCGACGCCGCGATCGCAGCGGCGGTGCCCGGCAACCGGATCGGCGACATCTCCGCCGCCATCGCGGCCGTCGCGCACGGGGACGGCTACGCGATCAACACCGACTTCGGCGGGCACGGCGTCGGCCGCACGATGCACGGCGACCCGCACGTGCCCAACGACGGCCGCGCCGGTCGCGGGTACCCGCTCAAAGCCGGCCTCGTCCTCGCGCTCGAGCCGTGGCTGCTGCAGACCACCGACAAGCTCTTCACGGACCCCGACGGCTGGACGCTGCGCAGCACCGACGGATCGCGCGGCGCCCACTCCGAGCACACGATCGCGATCACCGCGGACGGCCCGATCATCCTCACCGACCGCTCCGGGCTGTGA
- the nirB gene encoding nitrite reductase large subunit NirB, translating into MIADTLPSRRVVVVGAGMVAHRFVESLLARGDAPWRVTVVGDEGRLPYDRVGLTSYFSGRSADDLALEAAPLRDPRVTVIPRDPVVMIDRDRRFVRTASGVEHAYDALVLATGSSAPRPAVEGAHLPGCFVYRTIDDLERLTAFVERRSAELGRPLVGRVVGGGLLGLEAAGALRGLGVDCTVLQSGTHLMNQQLDRAAGEVLGRLITRRGIGVRTQARSTRFDPDHTGQVAGIEFQDGSYEAADVVIFTVGVRANDRIAREADLPSAPYGGVIIDEACRTADPAIYAIGEVASFEGRCVGLVAPGYAMAEVAADRLSGGEASFPGYDDSTKLKLSGVDVASFGDAMATTPGALDVVYTDPIGGVYKKLVLSDDARTLLGGILVGDASAYGSLRPLVGMPLGADPAAYLLPADGVEAPAGDLPDEAIVCSCSSVTAGRIRGAVHDDGCADAAAVKACTKAGATCGSCFVTVKKIVGKELTRLGQTVSTAMCEHFDLSRRQLFDAILVSELTTFSEIIGRFGRGRGCDICKPAVASILAGLVGRHVLDGENAALQDTNDHVMANMQKDGSYSVVPRMPGGEVTPEGLIEVGQIAKDFGLYTKITGGQRIDMFGARLEQLPLIWQRLVDAGFESGHAYGKSLRTVKSCVGSTWCRYGVLDSVGMAVRLELRYRGLRAPHKLKLGVSGCARECAEARGKDVGVIATEHGWNMYVGGNGGFSPRHAQLLAEGLSDAELITAIDRFFLYYIRTADRLQRTAPWLEELEGGIDGLRAVIFDDALGISADLDAAMARHVDGYEDEWAATLRDPEKLTRFHSFVNAPDTPDPSLAYVPERGQVRPATREEREGGAVLIAGTTLEVRR; encoded by the coding sequence ATGATCGCCGACACGCTCCCCTCCCGCCGCGTCGTCGTCGTGGGCGCCGGCATGGTCGCCCACCGCTTCGTCGAGAGCCTGCTCGCGCGCGGCGACGCGCCGTGGCGGGTCACCGTCGTGGGCGACGAGGGCCGGCTGCCGTACGACCGCGTCGGCCTGACCTCGTACTTCAGCGGGCGATCCGCCGACGACCTCGCGCTCGAGGCCGCCCCGCTGCGCGATCCGCGCGTGACGGTGATCCCCCGCGACCCCGTGGTGATGATCGACCGCGACCGGCGGTTCGTGCGCACGGCCTCCGGCGTCGAGCACGCGTACGACGCGCTCGTGCTCGCGACGGGCTCGTCGGCGCCGCGCCCCGCGGTGGAGGGCGCCCACCTGCCCGGCTGCTTCGTGTACCGCACGATCGACGACCTCGAGCGGCTGACCGCGTTCGTCGAGCGCCGCTCGGCGGAGCTCGGCCGGCCCCTCGTCGGCCGGGTGGTCGGCGGCGGCCTGCTGGGGCTCGAGGCCGCGGGGGCGCTGCGCGGCCTCGGCGTCGACTGCACCGTGCTGCAGTCCGGCACCCACCTGATGAACCAGCAGCTCGACCGCGCGGCCGGCGAGGTGCTGGGGCGCCTCATCACGCGCCGGGGCATCGGCGTGCGCACGCAGGCACGCTCGACCCGCTTCGATCCGGATCACACGGGCCAGGTCGCGGGCATCGAGTTCCAGGACGGCTCGTACGAGGCCGCCGACGTCGTGATCTTCACGGTGGGCGTGCGCGCCAACGACCGCATCGCGCGCGAGGCCGACCTGCCCAGCGCCCCGTACGGCGGCGTGATCATCGACGAGGCGTGCCGCACCGCCGACCCGGCGATCTACGCGATCGGCGAGGTGGCGAGCTTCGAGGGCCGGTGCGTGGGGCTCGTCGCCCCGGGGTACGCGATGGCCGAGGTCGCCGCCGATCGCCTCTCGGGCGGCGAGGCGTCGTTCCCCGGCTACGACGACTCGACCAAGCTCAAGCTCTCGGGCGTCGACGTCGCGAGCTTCGGCGACGCGATGGCCACCACGCCCGGCGCGCTCGACGTCGTCTACACCGATCCGATCGGCGGCGTCTACAAGAAGCTCGTGCTCTCGGACGACGCGCGGACCCTGCTCGGCGGCATCCTCGTCGGCGATGCCTCGGCCTACGGCTCGCTGCGGCCGCTGGTGGGGATGCCGCTCGGGGCCGATCCGGCCGCCTATCTGCTCCCGGCGGACGGTGTCGAGGCGCCGGCGGGCGACCTGCCCGACGAGGCGATCGTGTGCTCGTGCTCGAGCGTGACGGCCGGCCGGATCCGCGGCGCGGTGCACGACGACGGCTGCGCGGACGCCGCGGCCGTGAAGGCGTGCACGAAGGCCGGCGCCACGTGCGGGTCGTGCTTCGTGACGGTGAAGAAGATCGTCGGCAAGGAGCTCACGCGGCTGGGCCAGACCGTCAGCACCGCGATGTGCGAGCACTTCGACCTCTCGCGTCGGCAGCTCTTCGACGCGATCCTCGTGTCGGAGCTGACCACCTTCAGCGAGATCATCGGGCGCTTCGGCCGCGGGCGGGGCTGCGACATCTGCAAGCCCGCGGTCGCGAGCATCCTCGCCGGCCTGGTCGGGCGCCACGTGCTCGACGGCGAGAACGCCGCGCTGCAGGACACCAACGATCACGTCATGGCCAACATGCAGAAGGACGGCTCGTACTCGGTCGTGCCGCGCATGCCGGGCGGCGAGGTGACCCCGGAGGGCCTGATCGAGGTCGGGCAGATCGCGAAGGACTTCGGGCTGTACACGAAGATCACCGGCGGCCAGCGCATCGACATGTTCGGCGCCCGGCTCGAGCAGCTGCCGCTCATCTGGCAGCGCCTCGTCGACGCGGGCTTCGAGTCGGGGCACGCGTACGGCAAGTCGCTGCGCACCGTGAAGTCGTGCGTGGGATCGACGTGGTGCCGCTACGGCGTGCTCGACTCCGTGGGCATGGCGGTGCGGCTCGAGCTGCGCTACCGGGGCCTGCGGGCGCCGCACAAGCTCAAGCTCGGCGTCTCGGGCTGCGCGCGGGAGTGCGCGGAGGCGCGCGGCAAGGACGTCGGCGTGATCGCGACCGAGCACGGCTGGAACATGTACGTGGGCGGCAACGGCGGCTTCAGCCCGCGCCACGCGCAGCTGCTGGCCGAGGGACTGAGCGACGCCGAGCTCATCACGGCCATCGACCGGTTCTTCCTGTATTACATCCGCACGGCCGATCGCCTGCAGCGCACGGCGCCGTGGCTGGAGGAGCTCGAGGGCGGCATCGACGGGCTGCGCGCGGTGATCTTCGACGACGCGCTCGGCATCTCCGCCGATCTCGACGCCGCCATGGCCCGGCACGTGGACGGCTACGAGGACGAGTGGGCGGCGACCCTGCGCGATCCCGAGAAGCTCACGCGCTTCCACTCGTTCGTCAATGCGCCCGACACCCCCGATCCCTCGCTCGCCTACGTGCCCGAGCGCGGCCAGGTGCGGCCCGCGACGCGCGAGGAGCGCGAGGGCGGCGCGGTGCTCATCGCCGGCACGACGCTGGAGGTGCGCCGATGA
- the nirD gene encoding nitrite reductase small subunit NirD: MTIVETRTAAWVRVCALADLELERGRAALIGDVQVALFLLADGSVRAVSNYDPYGGAHVLSRGIVGSKLLADGTEIPTIASPLHKQAWDLRTGMVVETQGKDERSVPVYPVGIEDGTVWVRMREVTS; the protein is encoded by the coding sequence ATGACCATCGTCGAGACCCGGACGGCCGCGTGGGTGCGCGTCTGCGCGCTCGCCGACCTCGAGCTCGAGCGCGGTCGCGCGGCGCTGATCGGCGACGTGCAGGTGGCGCTGTTCCTGCTGGCCGACGGCTCCGTCCGCGCCGTGTCGAACTATGACCCCTACGGCGGGGCACACGTGCTGTCGCGGGGTATCGTCGGCTCCAAGCTGCTGGCCGACGGCACCGAGATCCCGACGATCGCCTCTCCCCTGCACAAGCAGGCGTGGGATCTGCGCACGGGCATGGTCGTCGAGACGCAGGGCAAGGACGAGCGCTCCGTGCCGGTGTATCCGGTCGGAATCGAGGACGGCACGGTCTGGGTGCGGATGCGGGAGGTGACATCGTGA
- the cobA gene encoding uroporphyrinogen-III C-methyltransferase — MLGVSLAGRKVVLVGGGAVTARRLARLLDDGAAAEVVAPQLAPETAAIVAERGVPWRAQPVARRDLAGAWLVHTATGDARTDAEVAAWCDQERILCVNASDGAHGSARMTSEVRAGDVLVGVTSDAGVDPRRTGRVAAAIRELVESGRVPLRRTREGAAGRVSLVGGGPGPVDLMTVRARRLLAEADVVVADRLGAVDVLEELDPDVEVIHVGKEPGHHPVPQHEINALLVAHARAGRRVVRLKGGDPFVYGRGGEEVTACLEAGVPVDVVPAPSSAIAVPQAAGIPVTHRGLASALHVINGQSGLSAATLASLHDDAVTTVLLMGVGSFAALADEALRHGVPRDRPVAFVENGHTDRQRTTRATLGEAARVAARANVRNPAVIVIGEVARADILLPMTTPSSAVVEPGATG, encoded by the coding sequence ATGCTGGGGGTCTCGCTCGCGGGGCGGAAGGTCGTGCTCGTCGGCGGCGGCGCCGTCACCGCGCGGCGCCTCGCGCGCCTGCTCGACGACGGCGCGGCGGCCGAGGTGGTCGCGCCGCAGCTCGCGCCCGAGACCGCCGCGATCGTGGCCGAGCGCGGCGTGCCGTGGCGCGCGCAGCCGGTGGCCCGGCGCGACCTCGCCGGCGCGTGGCTCGTGCACACCGCGACCGGCGACGCGCGCACCGATGCCGAGGTCGCCGCCTGGTGCGACCAGGAGCGGATCCTGTGCGTGAACGCCTCCGACGGCGCGCACGGCAGTGCGCGCATGACGTCGGAGGTGCGGGCCGGCGACGTGCTCGTCGGCGTCACCAGCGACGCGGGCGTCGACCCGCGGCGCACGGGCCGCGTGGCGGCGGCGATCCGCGAGCTGGTCGAGTCGGGCCGGGTGCCGCTGCGGCGCACCCGCGAGGGCGCCGCCGGCCGCGTCTCGCTCGTCGGCGGCGGGCCCGGGCCCGTCGATCTCATGACCGTGCGCGCGCGGCGGCTCCTGGCCGAGGCCGACGTCGTCGTCGCCGATCGCCTGGGCGCGGTGGACGTGCTGGAGGAGCTCGACCCCGACGTCGAGGTGATCCACGTCGGCAAGGAGCCCGGCCACCACCCCGTGCCGCAGCACGAGATCAACGCGCTGCTCGTGGCGCACGCCCGCGCGGGCCGGCGCGTGGTGCGCCTCAAGGGCGGCGACCCGTTCGTGTACGGCCGCGGCGGCGAGGAGGTCACGGCCTGCCTCGAGGCGGGGGTGCCCGTCGACGTCGTGCCGGCACCGTCCAGCGCGATCGCCGTGCCGCAGGCGGCCGGGATCCCCGTGACCCACCGCGGCCTGGCGTCTGCCCTGCACGTGATCAACGGGCAGAGCGGGCTGTCGGCCGCCACCCTCGCGTCGCTGCACGACGACGCCGTCACCACGGTGCTGCTGATGGGCGTGGGCTCGTTCGCCGCCCTGGCCGACGAGGCGCTGCGGCACGGGGTGCCCCGCGACCGTCCCGTGGCGTTCGTCGAGAACGGGCACACCGACCGCCAGCGCACGACGCGCGCGACGCTCGGCGAGGCGGCCCGCGTCGCCGCGCGGGCGAACGTGCGCAACCCCGCCGTCATCGTCATCGGCGAGGTGGCCCGCGCCGATATCCTGCTTCCCATGACCACTCCGAGCTCCGCCGTCGTCGAGCCCGGCGCGACGGGATGA
- a CDS encoding uroporphyrinogen-III synthase: MTAGTTARLSSALEGCRIVIAVDRRSSELTAALQRHGASVMQAPALTIESHIDDDALLERTAELIAHPPDIVVATTGVGFRGWIEAADEADLLTGLEAALAGAQIVARGPKARGAIQQAGFTADWVAESETAAELGAYLVAEGVAGKRIAVQHHGSGADGLDELFTAHGADVVSLTVYRWGPPPDPEPVRRSVLQAAAGEVDAVLFTSAPGASEWLAEARRATVIDALRDRAERGRLVMAAVGPVTVVPLQEAAIPALIAERGRLGSLVRTVVTHFGGGHAPGLATACGRLELRSGGAVLGGRFIALSPAGVALLDALFDAGGAVVTRAALQEALPGAGRNAHAVEMAIARLREALAAPELIKTVVKRGYRLNVEDPE, translated from the coding sequence ATGACGGCCGGCACCACGGCACGGCTGTCGTCCGCCCTGGAGGGCTGCCGCATCGTCATCGCCGTCGACCGTCGCTCGAGCGAGCTCACCGCCGCGCTGCAGCGTCACGGTGCGAGCGTGATGCAGGCACCGGCGCTCACGATCGAGTCGCACATCGACGACGATGCGCTGCTCGAGCGGACGGCCGAGCTCATCGCGCACCCGCCCGACATCGTCGTGGCCACCACTGGCGTCGGGTTCCGCGGCTGGATCGAGGCGGCCGACGAGGCGGATCTGCTCACGGGGCTCGAGGCGGCGCTGGCCGGGGCGCAGATCGTGGCGCGCGGCCCCAAGGCGCGGGGCGCGATCCAGCAGGCGGGCTTCACGGCGGACTGGGTCGCGGAGTCGGAGACCGCGGCCGAGCTCGGCGCGTACCTCGTCGCCGAGGGCGTCGCCGGCAAGCGGATCGCGGTGCAGCACCACGGCTCGGGCGCCGACGGCCTCGACGAGCTGTTCACCGCCCACGGCGCCGACGTCGTGAGCCTCACGGTCTACCGCTGGGGCCCGCCGCCCGATCCTGAGCCCGTGCGCCGGTCGGTGCTGCAGGCCGCGGCGGGCGAGGTCGACGCGGTGCTGTTCACCTCGGCTCCCGGCGCGAGCGAGTGGCTCGCGGAGGCGCGCCGGGCCACCGTCATCGACGCGCTGCGCGATCGCGCCGAGCGCGGCCGGCTCGTCATGGCCGCCGTCGGGCCCGTCACGGTCGTGCCCCTGCAGGAGGCGGCGATCCCCGCGCTGATCGCCGAGCGCGGCCGCCTGGGATCGCTCGTGCGCACGGTCGTGACCCACTTCGGCGGCGGCCACGCGCCCGGGCTCGCCACGGCCTGCGGCCGCCTGGAGCTGCGCAGCGGCGGTGCCGTGCTGGGCGGCCGGTTCATCGCGCTCTCCCCCGCCGGCGTCGCCCTGCTCGACGCGCTCTTCGATGCGGGCGGCGCCGTCGTCACGCGCGCCGCGCTGCAGGAGGCGCTCCCCGGGGCCGGGCGCAACGCGCACGCCGTCGAGATGGCGATCGCCCGCCTGCGCGAGGCGCTCGCGGCGCCCGAGCTCATCAAGACCGTCGTCAAGCGCGGCTACCGCCTGAACGTGGAGGACCCCGAGTGA